The following proteins are co-located in the Desulfobacterales bacterium genome:
- a CDS encoding NUDIX domain-containing protein, with protein MNQNMHPRVAIAFFISPHGFGHASRAAAVINAMSEKWPFVHVHLFTTVPAWFFENTLCAAFSYHEFSADIGTVQRSPLAVDLEATIGRLDETYPMNDRELDALAEKLQALECRLVVSDISPWGIAAANRAEIPSILIENFTWDWIYEAYAPHAPQLKPHICKGADAAADYICRELVCRHELLEVVDRQGTVCGAAPRCEIHGNRDWLHQVVHVLVFDDRGRLLLQKRSLEKTVAPGKWDTSVGGHVDCGESIEYAMQREMAEELGIRGATPEFAYQYIHANDFESELVFTYICRFNGEICFNPDEIDSAAFWAIPEISANLGKGLFSDNFEHEFALYRKWAERSG; from the coding sequence CGCACGGGTTCGGTCATGCATCCCGGGCCGCAGCGGTGATTAACGCCATGTCCGAGAAATGGCCGTTTGTGCACGTGCACCTGTTTACCACTGTTCCGGCGTGGTTCTTTGAGAATACCCTGTGCGCCGCCTTTTCCTATCACGAATTTAGCGCTGATATCGGCACCGTGCAGCGCTCGCCCCTGGCGGTGGACCTTGAGGCCACCATCGGCCGCCTGGATGAAACCTATCCGATGAACGATCGGGAGTTGGACGCGCTTGCCGAAAAGCTGCAAGCGCTTGAATGCCGCCTTGTGGTAAGCGATATTTCACCCTGGGGCATTGCCGCGGCAAATAGGGCGGAGATTCCCTCTATCCTGATCGAAAATTTTACCTGGGACTGGATCTATGAAGCCTATGCCCCCCATGCGCCGCAGTTAAAACCCCATATCTGTAAAGGGGCGGATGCGGCAGCCGACTATATCTGCCGAGAGCTGGTATGCCGCCATGAACTGCTTGAAGTGGTGGACAGGCAGGGGACGGTGTGCGGGGCTGCCCCGAGATGCGAAATCCACGGCAACCGAGACTGGCTGCATCAGGTGGTCCATGTCCTGGTCTTTGACGACCGCGGCCGGCTGCTGCTGCAGAAGCGATCCCTTGAAAAGACGGTGGCCCCGGGCAAGTGGGACACGTCAGTGGGCGGGCATGTGGACTGCGGCGAATCCATCGAATATGCCATGCAGCGGGAGATGGCCGAGGAACTGGGGATTCGCGGGGCAACGCCGGAATTCGCCTATCAATACATTCATGCCAATGATTTTGAATCCGAACTGGTCTTTACTTACATCTGCCGGTTTAACGGGGAAATTTGTTTTAACCCGGATGAAATCGATTCGGCCGCCTTCTGGGCTATTCCGGAAATCTCAGCCAATCTGGGAAAGGGCCTTTTCAGCGATAACTTTGAGCACGAGTTTGCCTTGTATCGAAAATGGGCCGAGAGGTCCGGCTGA
- a CDS encoding response regulator transcription factor: MPKKTSILLASDNIMFREGLSCLLSNDHRFKVSGETGSIDETLKAIKRFKADVVLLDSTLPELFARDAVGQIRKANASAQLIVMGQDPNINDIRHTIQAGALGFISKKAAFADLAKAIETVQNNERYISHEYMNALIQDFAKGEASKPDLARHEKLTKRERQIFEMVATGHDPEDIAKKLNISIKTYYKHRTNLMEKLEVSNMAQLVRFAFDSGLVKMGREK; encoded by the coding sequence ATGCCGAAAAAGACTTCCATCTTACTTGCAAGCGATAACATTATGTTCCGCGAAGGCCTGAGCTGCCTGTTAAGCAATGACCACCGTTTTAAGGTGTCCGGAGAAACCGGCAGCATTGATGAGACGCTGAAAGCGATTAAACGGTTCAAGGCCGACGTTGTTTTACTAGATTCCACGCTGCCGGAACTGTTCGCCCGGGACGCGGTGGGGCAGATCCGAAAAGCCAACGCCAGCGCCCAGCTCATTGTCATGGGGCAGGACCCGAATATTAACGACATCCGCCATACGATCCAGGCAGGGGCCCTTGGCTTTATTTCGAAAAAAGCGGCATTTGCCGATCTGGCTAAAGCAATTGAAACGGTCCAAAACAATGAACGCTATATCAGCCATGAATATATGAACGCCCTCATCCAGGACTTTGCAAAAGGTGAAGCCTCAAAGCCGGATCTGGCAAGGCATGAGAAACTGACCAAACGGGAACGGCAAATTTTTGAAATGGTGGCCACAGGCCACGACCCGGAGGATATCGCGAAAAAGCTGAATATCAGCATTAAAACCTATTACAAGCACCGGACCAACCTGATGGAAAAGCTGGAGGTCAGCAATATGGCCCAGCTGGTCCGGTTTGCCTTTGACAGCGGTCTGGTCAAGATGGGGAGGGAGAAGTAA
- a CDS encoding cytochrome c3 family protein — protein MKKMALFIGIACLFVLIGCGQEEKAEQPGQKETREAAESLKETPGQTVEGLKQKAGESVKAAEEKTRETVEAAKEKTGEMVETAKKETQEAAEDVKKQAEQTVENVKEKTGKTIAGLKEKTQQAAEGAKQKAEEALPEGFPGMITMKNENAFEEHRMGIVEFDHEKHAASKPEGYGLGCGDCHHDENGEPLTDLKRGDPVQSCYECHDKDGRPRRDPAMSQEEWKKEELTYYYGAIHENCTGCHKQMGAGPVSCTECHPRPQQ, from the coding sequence ATGAAAAAGATGGCGCTATTTATTGGCATTGCCTGCCTGTTCGTCCTGATCGGCTGCGGCCAGGAGGAAAAGGCAGAACAGCCCGGCCAAAAGGAAACCCGGGAGGCGGCCGAAAGTTTGAAAGAAACGCCCGGGCAAACCGTTGAGGGGTTGAAGCAGAAAGCCGGGGAATCTGTAAAGGCGGCAGAAGAAAAGACCAGGGAAACGGTTGAGGCGGCCAAGGAGAAAACCGGGGAGATGGTTGAGACAGCAAAAAAGGAAACCCAAGAAGCGGCTGAAGATGTGAAAAAGCAGGCCGAGCAGACCGTTGAAAATGTAAAAGAAAAAACCGGAAAAACAATTGCCGGGTTAAAGGAAAAAACCCAGCAGGCGGCTGAAGGTGCCAAACAAAAAGCCGAGGAGGCTTTGCCTGAGGGCTTTCCCGGTATGATAACAATGAAAAACGAAAATGCATTTGAAGAGCACCGGATGGGGATCGTGGAGTTTGATCATGAAAAGCATGCAGCATCCAAGCCCGAGGGCTACGGCCTTGGATGCGGAGACTGTCATCACGATGAGAACGGCGAGCCCCTGACTGATCTAAAACGCGGCGATCCGGTACAGAGCTGTTACGAATGTCATGACAAAGACGGCAGGCCGCGGCGGGATCCGGCCATGTCTCAGGAAGAATGGAAAAAGGAAGAGCTGACATACTACTACGGGGCCATTCATGAAAACTGCACGGGTTGTCACAAGCAGATGGGCGCCGGTCCGGTCAGCTGCACGGAATGCCATCCACGGCCCCAGCAATAA